The sequence ggcgccgcgcgcagccccggcggccgcggagaagggcggcgaggacgcgacgaGTCTGAGGCCGCTGAGCTTTCTGGACGACGGCGGCttggcggaggaagacgaagacggggacgaagaggcggcgcgtctgcggcagccggcgagctcctcgagcgCTTCGGGTCACGAAGAAGAGCCAGGTCCTCGCATGGCGCACTGGCAGCTCTGCTTCCGACCCACGGGGGTCAAGAACCCCGCGGAGTACTTCAGCACGTGGACAGACAAAGTCGACCAGCCCTACTGGAACACAGTCGACCACTCACTTCTCAcgggccgctgcagctccgcgctCTCGCACCAGTCTAGCTTCGGCCGGCAGCCCAGCTTCCcggcgggcagcgccgccgcggcctccgcgtcccccGGCGCGCGTACCCCCGACTCCGCGCCGGACTCCGAGTCGCCGAGCCGcaagcaggccgcggcgcggggctgcgTGCCCAGCGCCCAAccggccgccgaggcgggcTTCTgccccgcggcctgcggctcgatcggcggcgagaagaagcgcgtgGGCGAGCCACGCCCAGCGGATGGTGTGTCAGAGGGCGCCGCATCGGCATtggcgcgcgaggggggcggcggggctgcggcgaacggcgcctcgcagccgctgaTCTCCTGCACCTCGCGGGCACACTACTACATGGATCGCGTAGACCAGCTGGGGACGTATCagaagctcgcggcgctggcgcggaaGGGTCGCCTCGTCAGGGAGGTGCTTTACGACGACTTCCCCACGATTCAGCTCGTGACGACGATTGACCAGCTGCGGCAGAATCACCTGCACATCGCGCTCTACTCGCGCTGCTTCCCGCGGGACGAGCCCAAGTTCGCGGGGGAGTCCTGGTTGCCGTTCTTCAAGATCTACGACGCCGACGTAGTTGACCAGCTCGAGAAGCACTTCTTCGACTCGTACTTTCGCGAGAAGCTGTGGCTCGACGGGCGCTGCATCGGCGACATCGAGGGCATCATCGTCTTCCAAAACAACCCGATGGTGCGCCAAATGTACGCCGGCGTCCACACCGAGCGCGGCTTCATGCGCATCTCACCGCCCATCTTGGGCGTCGAGCACCGCAGCGTGAAGTTCGCCCAAAAGGCGCGCAGCGTGCCACGCGAAATCCAGCGCATCGCCGAACTTCACAAAACTCTCCTCGACCTTCTCTTCTCCAAGGCGCAGCACGGCCCCCAAGAAATCCTCCTCAGCATGGGTGTCGGCGgactcctcgccgtcgtcggagGCCACCGCCAAAAACCCCAGACACCTGGCCTCGCCCAAAGCGGCACCGTGTCGCAAATGGTGTTCCTCTCAGATGCCAAAAAAGTGAGAAAAACTCCCCACAAGTCGATCTTCTCTCGCACAGGATCGccagactcgcgcggcgcgcgtgtgcgcggtTCGGCTCTTCGTGAGCAAgcaggaagcgaagcgcggctCGTTCCTTTCTCGAAGTGCCAGGGACGAGGCTCTCTGCGGAGTCCGCGTAGTTTTGCATTTATATTTGAAAGAACCCTGCGTGGCCTTCCTGGTGGTAGTTGGGCTTTCGAGCTGAGCCCTGTTTTGTCGTGTCAATTGGTTTTCCCCTCGTCCCTTGCTCTGCGTGGACGtctggcgcggaggcgcgcgtgcctcgcgcctgtGTGGGCTTTGTTATGCTTGCGTAGAGGCGTGCGTGTCCGTTgcctcgcgtttttttcaggAGCAGGTTTCGACGGAGTTTCAAACCGTCTGCGAGCAGCTTCTGTTGCTGCTGAGTACGactgaggcggagacgcgccggtCGTTCATCTACGGCTcggtggaggcgctgctgactGCGCAGCGCGTGTTGCTTAACCTGGCGAACCACGTCTTGGAGTACATGGACTACGTGCTGTGGCAGCACCGCGGGCTCTACTGCTCGATTCTGCATCACattctgcgtcgcggcgagctgGACATTGGCAcggtgctgccgccgcagagcctctGCTGCTCCCTCGTCCCCGAGTCGCGTCTCGACTTGGCGGAGGTCTACATTCTCTATCGCTTCATCCGGCGCTCGTCCAAGCTCTTTGCGCGCAGTTCCTTCGGCTCGgtctcctcctgcgccggcgacgagggcggcaggcgcggcggcgcggagggggcTGCCGCGATCGGCGAGAACGGCGAGGAAGTCTGCGGCAACTTTGGCCTGATGAAGCGCGGCattcggcggcgcctcctcggcgaggGCCgtcgggggggggcggaggggaggccgagaagaagggcgacgaaAAGAAGGAGTCGCTCCTGGGCGAAATCCTCAACAACGGCCGCGacctcctcctcgacgcgcgcctcggcgccgtcgccgccaaACTCCACAAGACCGACGGAGAGAAGAACGGCGCGCGGACTTCGactcgcggcgaagaggcagcggcgagctgccggTCCGCCTCGCTGACTTCGCAGCAGCTGTCGGGCTCAGCGGGCTGGAAGCGGGGGGGatcaggcgcggaggagtaCTGCTTGCCGGGCGCCCCTGAGGTGGTGAAGTCCtctgaaggcgaggaagacgaagatgatgaagacgacgaggaagacgaagaagacaacgACCTCTTTGGGCACTTCCTCAcgaccgcgggcgccgactcCTCCAGCATCGCCTccgacggcgccgagcagcgcgacgacagcgagaagGTCGACGCACCCCCTAAGGAGGGCGAGGgtgaaggcgagggcgagagggagggggaTGGCGAGGgtgaaggcgagggcgagagggagggTGAGGAGGACCTGCACatgcaggcggagacggcggcgtctccgctgcggggAGACACGCTGCTGGGCGCAccggcttcctcgcgccggaaggaagacggcgcgcggcgtccgcggacgtcgacgctgctgctgtctaGCGCCGGGGCATCACTGCGGGCTGCGCTCGCAGAGCTGGGTCTGAAGGCGCAAGGTGGCGCGGGGGGTGGCGGCGACTCGGGGAGCCCGCGGAGCGGCGAgccggagggcgggggggacaTGGAtaaagaagacggcgagaagactGTCGTCTCCGGCCCCAGTTTGGTCGGCTCGGCTGTCGAGGCCAGCTCGGGAACGGCGACGCTCGAGCGCGGGGTGACGGCGTCGGATCGACTGCGCGTCTTGGCGGTGCTGGCGCGGACGCTGACGGGGGAGAAGAAGGTGCAGGTCGCGCTGCACCACAAGCGGATGAAGATTTGTCGGCAGTactttctgctgctgcatcggATGCTGTGTTACGCACTGAACAACTTCTGCTCAGACGCGATCTTCGAGGGCCAGAAGAAATACATCTCGGTCTTTCTCTCGATTGCGTATTTCCGCCTGCCTTCCTTccgcgaggagctgctcgCCTGCCTGTTGACcgaggaagagcgcgagcTGGACATCGAGGAGTGGCGCGGAACGGAGTACTCGCTGGACGCGGCGAGTCTGCGGCGCATGGAGAAGTGGAACCGTCACTGCGAGCTGCGAATCACGCTCGACTGGGGGGCCTTTCACGCGTACCTCAAGTCGTACTTTGGCGAGGCTGCGGTGACCAAGTGGACGGGGCGGCTGGGCGATCAGAGCGCGCCGGTGCCGCTGACGTGGAAGTCGCAGTTTgcccagcgcggcgcgctcttcttctctttcctgGAGCAGTGGTGTCGACACGTCTTCCAGTCCGCGCCGAGTCCGGAGGCACTCACTTGGCAACAGCTGCCCGGCTACGCAGTGCTGCTCAAGGCGCTTCTGCTGGAGATGAAGTTCCGCCCCGTGACCAAGTACCCCGACTCGCTGCTCAACAGCAGCGGGGCGATGCTCGCGAACGAGAAGCTCCTCTCGGTGTTCAGCAAAGTCCTGTTCCTGAAGACCTCCGTATACAGCTCGCCAGCGGTCTTTGCGGCGCTCAACTACGTCGACTACTGGATGGAGGTGCTCAAGATTCGCGGCCAGGAACTGCCCAGCAGCTTCGACTTCAACTTTCTCCGCAAGGGCCTGGACATCGTCGTCGCGTCCGACATCTGCGTGAACGCCGCCAAGGCCGTCTGGTTCGTATACAAAAACCTTCCACTCTTCCATCGCGAACACCTGCGCTCCATCGTCGTCGACTTGATGCTCCACAACAACTTCTTGCACCTCTTTCTCAACTGGTCCTGGCTCGTCCGCAAATCCTTCATGTGGTTCCTCCTCTACCGCCTCTGCGAGGGCGCCCGAAAAATCGTCACGCGCACCAACAGCGTCACCTCAGCgaacgcggtcgccgccagcgccctgCTGCAGAGCATCACGCCCCcgtccacggcgccgcccaagaaggaagaggagaatGGCGCCCAGACCCAGCAGGCGGGGAcgggaggcgagaaggaccgcgaccgcgagagcaacggcgcctccgctgtcgccgccctccaggcCGAGCTCCTCATGACCATTCGCCTCAGTCCGGAggagcgcgtcgtcttccagGGCTACATGGTGCTCGCGAGCTTCCTCAAGCGCCTCAACGCGCCCCTCGTCTTGCCCAGCTACGCCACCAAACTCATCGCCCACAttctcgagctgcagcgccagggCCAAAACCCCACACACCCGTCCCTCCAGCCGGCCCTCGGCCGCGGGAAATTCCGCTACAACCCGACGCCTGGGTGGAGCCCCGGGACCCCCGGCGGGCCCGCGGAACGTGCCGAGAAGggccctgcggccgccggcccggcgagcgaagagacCGCCGAAGACGGCGGGGCGGGATCCGACGGGGACACCGGGGCCGGCGCGACCCCGACCGCGGTTGGAGGCGAGGACGTGGAGCCCAAGGACGGTTCGGAGACAGGGCGCGCGAACTCGttgggcgggggggaggccacggccagcgacgccgacgaaggcccggcgaggcacgcgtccgcaggcgacgaagctTCTTCGGGTTCTGcgacgggggcggcggccccagggggcgccgcagcgcgtccgtctgcgacgccgtgtctgcgaagagacagcggagacaagGGCGCggccggccgcagcgcggcgagcctgtTGCCGCCGGCCGCTGGCAGCGAGATCGCCTCGACGACTGGCGGCGTGGAAGACGTTGACCTGCGCATGTGGGCTGAGGGCCTTGtggagctgccgccgcacctTCAGGTCTACGCGAAAATCGCTCTCAAAGAATGGCACGCGGAAGTCTCGGCGTACCGCGAGTGGGTCATGGCTGGAGCCAGCCCGCTGCCGGCGATGCACAtccccgcgtcgcccctcgaCTCTAACACCGACGTGCCTCTGGACTCCTAGGCGCCCCGCGAGCGACACTCGCGCCCACGCTCGCCCAGGCTAGCGCGCCCGCTTTTCCCCCGCAGGCCACCGACTATAAGCCGACACAGTTGGCGAGCGGGCGACTGCAGGGCGTGTGCACGCAGAAAAggccccgcgcgcgcagcgtccCTGCGAGGACTCGGGGGCCTGGCGGCAGGCAGGCGGCACTACCGGGAGAAGGCcgactccgcggccgccgcgaaagCCAGAgtggaggaggcggtgaGCGACGGGCGCCACCGACCCccccagcgaggagagaagtgGCGACTGGCGGCCTCGCAAGCGCACGAGGGAAGTTGCCAGTGGCGGGGGGGTTGCATCTGGCCCCGCACTGGGCGAatgaagagggagaagaagctcgCTGGGGAGGTTTtcccgcggacgccgcacGAGAGcaaaggccgcggcgtcccgGAACCCTGAGAGGTAGGGAGAATTGATTAGTGGcctggcgaggcgcggagagaggtcGTGCGAGCCTCTCACTCGGCGTAAAACAGGTACACAAACTGAGAGAGGGAGATGACCGAGGGGAGACGGGTACACTCTGTTAAAGACACACATGACGAGGGACTGAAAGACCGGATTTTTGTCAAGCGTATcaagcgcgcgcagcgacacgCTGAAGGGGACGATTCCAGTCAAAGGACTTTTCGTCCCCCAGCTGGTACGGCGAAGTCCTGCGTGAATCATCGACACCCACACGCGAACCTCTTCCAGACATCTCTAGCGACAACAACGCGTGTATCGCTGCGGAGTGGAGTTGCCTGTCCTACACGTGGATGCGACTATCCGGATGCTTGATGGCCGTCTAAGGCAACGCCATGCAGCGGCACACTTCAGGGCGACCTCACGCGTGACGCACTCTGTGTCTCGTGTGAGGCGACTCCACATGCACTCCATGTTTAGGGTTTCATCTACGTATGCGTGCATAGACCTAGTAGTAGTATGCGCGTGTCGCGTAGAGAAGACGGAGGGGAGAGGCTTGGGAGAGACGTGTGGAGGCAGTGTGTGCGTTTTTTTGCGTCGCTCTTTCTTGTCTGGCGCAAAGAGAAGACCGAACCGAGGTGTCTGTAGGGAGACGCAAGTTTTCGTTCGCTTTCTCCTTTGTCAAAtagctgaagaagagaactCCCTGTTTTCTTTGTTCTCGCGACTTGCACAATGCACAGGAAGAGTTCGTGCCCTCTttgtctctccttcgcggcaaGTGAGGAGACGCATCTTGGACACTTTCTTTTTAAAGCTTTTTGTCTTCTGCCTCACCCTCGCGACAGCTGCCGCAGGACCTTCgaaggcgccgtcgccctccagcgCAAATCGATACCAGCCTCCGCACAGCTTCCAACTACAACTTCGTTACTGTCAAAAAACTCTCAATTGTCTGGCACTCGCACGCTCAAAATGACACGAAAACCGTGACGGAAAAGCTCTACACCCCGTCGGTACACTTATCAGCTACGCCGTTTTCTCCAGGCAACCacatgtataaatatattcttatatatttatgtgtaCTTTTCATATGATCACGTGCGGGACTTCCCCAGCAGTCTCCTTTCGAAGCCCACTCTTCCTCAACCTATCTTACTGGCATCTGCGTGTCTTGCTAGCACCGTGtatctgtctctccctcgaTATCTGCCTGTCTGAAGGCGCGTGCTGGCTCAAAAAATCGACTTTCAGGCACCTCCCACACAGACCTTGGAGTCGACTTTCTGTATTCATTTAAACACTGGATTTTCTTTCTATGGATCTACTTCCAGCTTTGTGGGGCGTCGACGTGTGTCTCATACCCCGCGAGGAACCTGCTCGCGAtgcgctgcttcgctgcagcagctctgCGAATTGGAGAGGCGCTCTTCTGCCGCatgccgcagagaaggcctCCCATTGGGTCACTCCGAGATCTATTCTTTCAACGCGAGAGCTGAGTCGCTAGGACTctcagcctctgcagctgccctccggcgctgcggctccagAGACATGACAAGAAATACGGATTACGTTCATTCGAGGTCACTCTGCGGACGCACTGCGAGATAAAAGACCCGCGACACACCCGCCTGGCGGAACTTGCGCATGCGCTCAAAAATAGGTTTTGAAATCAAACTTTCTGCGCCCTCGTGGACGCATCCGCCgcagggagacgccgaaaCGCCTTCCTTAGGGGCCtggcagcgacggcagcaaaACACGGGGGACTGTAGGCGCAcagtccgcgccgccgatcTAACAAGAGGGAGAATGACTTGCGGAAAAAAACCcgggaaaagagagacaagaACTCGCTGGCTACGAAAGCGGGAGAACAGCGAGAGAGCTGAGAGCgaaaagacgcgcgagacagccgGCCCCCAGTAGGCGACCGAGCGACGATACGCACGCGGAGTGAAGAGACACACGGAGAGGCAGGGTGGAGCCGATAGAGAGAGCCTGACTAACCAGCGGGGAGAGAAGGCAGGACAAACAGCCGCATCCAAAACAAGGCGCTCTCAGAGAGGAGCCGAGCGAGGCAAGAAGCAAACGCGCCTCTatttctcttcgtcgctgaGTGATTCATCCGAGCTACTcgatgaggaagaagaggaactcgagggcggcgaccgcggaagAAAACTCGCAAGAGTAGGAAAGAGACTGGCGACAGTTTGCTGCACCTCAAAGGGCAGTGTCTTGACGGcatccgcggcttcttctggagagacacgcgacacGAAAAAGCCCCGCGAAAAAAACTGAGAGAAACTCGGACGCGGAaagccgaggaagacgaaaaagagaaaatcCGCATGCTCGAGAAGAGCGCGGGAAGAAGGAACGAAGCcaaggaagaaaaagcaaACAGGGACACGGGACGCACGCCCACGAGAAGGAAAGAAGCACCAGAAACAGCAACACAGGATGATAGCCGCCGCTagaagagagcggaggaaagaaaagTCAAACATGCGGCAGAAAAACTCACTTGGGAAGTCGCGAGACGCGGTGACCGTCCAGTCGCACGTCTTGTTGACCGCCTCGGCCTGAGGAAAAAAAATGAAGAGACACGCGAATGCAGAGAAGACGTGAGGCATGGCGCAAGCTGCGCAGGCAGAAGAAAACTCGAGAGGGTAACAAACAGACAAGAGGGatacggcggcgcagcacgagaggagcgagagcgaaCGCGAGAATGAAGCTGCATGCCCATGAAGGagtcctccgcagccgcgtctctctctctttcgttCTCTACAGGAATTActtctcgcgcctcgacggcgacctccgtctccgtctctcttctttcaaGCCTCGAACGCGCGTTCTCTGCTCACCACAGGCGTCGGAGCAAGGTTGAGCTCCTTGCGGATCTTTGCCATGGAGAGCGGCGTGAGGCGGCAGACGGAAGGGAGAAAAGAAGGGCATTTGAGACAGTCTTCTTCAATGCGCCACACGAGTGCGTCGCCGGCTTCTTTCGCCTTGCCGctggcctgcggcgcgcccgcggaagcCTCGTTCTCGCGAAACACATCTGCTCCGCTGGAAAAAAACtcggaggacgccgcgccgtTCGGTgaacgcgcggagagagccgGCAGCGTCCCTCGCGACCGGTGAAGCGCGCAGCGCATGTGCAGCAAATTCTGCAAAAAGGAAAACCGAGACGAACACAGACGAAGCGAAAAATGTGCGCTGCTGATGGCCGACACGCAACACAAGAGCGAAACGGGGAGCGAGATTCGAAAGTGAAAATTGCGATTCGCTGTCTTTCAGGAAACGCAAAGCCTACCAGGAACTCGACGAGCGTCACGGTTTCTTCGCAAGCCTGTGAAACAGCGAAAGAGACACAAggcgaaaaacagaaaaaaactcCAGCAGGAATCCCTCCATGCGCGTTCAACTACGCACTCTGCTTTCATCCTTTACGTaaatatatctatatttatatatttaaTCTTTATATTTTTTATCCATATATGAAGTGTGCTGTAGCCGAGGCATGGGTGAGTCACAGATAGCCCTCTCGCGAGAGGATTTTCTCTTCGGGTCAGAAGACTGGAAAAAGAACTTGCCTCGCATCCCAGACTGAGTTTTATGCAATGAGTGGGGTCATCCCGAGGACGCAAAAACGTGACGTTGAAAGTTCCACTGCGCGCGCACATGAGAAAAGAGGAGTCGAGGGTGCGCGCGATCCCTTTGTATTCGTTAAACCGCCACACATGCCCACTCGAAAACGAATCAAATCGATGCGTGGAGAATCCAGGGCGTTTGTAACGGCCCTATCGCGTTAGAAATACCGGAGAATCCACCAAAGACGGCAGAGGTTCACGCACCAGATTGTAGGCGCTAAAGAGAGGTTCGTCGCCCGATGCGTTCCTCTCGTCGAGCGCCTtgtcgtctgcagcggcgttCGTCTCCGCGACGTTTTCGGAAGCGTCTTCGCTGAGCAGCGGCATCCccaggagacaggagacggcgcgcgcgacgtctTCAGAGAAAGTCAGATTCATCCGCTGCGACTCGCCGGAGGGCTCCTGAAGAAAAGAGGGCACGcgcaccggcgccgcgaaagcAGTCCAGCAGgcgaaagaaagaagagtCGGGAACGACGACAGAAAAGAAACTATCGAGAAAAAAGGACACTCACGAGCCAAGCAGGCTGGGACGAGCCCAGCGCCAGAAAAATCCGACGCTCTAGATGGAAGTAGCGCATATACCAGCACCCgtcgaagagaaggagagaccGCGCTAGAGAGGAAACCAAGGAGTTACGGCGAACACCCCGGTGTGCGATACACGAATCCGAAATCCATCAgcgtttcctctgcgccacACAAATTCACGTTTCCCGCGTGCCTTTGGTAAACCCGCACTCACCACAAGAACGGGATGGCAGCTTGCAACTTGAGTCCACCTGCGAGTACCGACAAGACGAATCTGCCCACCGCGCGCTGCACTCGAAACAAATACTCGCCGCTAGGTGACTCCACAATACTTCTCGTTTTCAAATATCATCTTTTCCACCTCTCTCGCTCACGGCCTGTCAGTCCACACACCTGCCCGCGTCCGTACGATGAGCATAACATGCTCTGTTTCCATACTAAATCATAGAGATGCGAATCTATATTTGAGTGCGCACGCCTCTAGGTAAAATATGATTACAGTCGAATCATATTTCAAAgcccgcgcggcagacaATCCTTGGAGTAAAGAAATCTTCGAGAGACGCGATACTCAGGAAGATATCCCTCGTGCTCCCGCACGAATCCGAAAAGCTCGTACACCCAGATTCATAAAAACACACGCTTATTTATTCTGTAGTTTTGCAGCACCTGCGTGGCTCACCAGAAGTATGCCCAGAATCGATCTGTATCGTCGAAGGGGCCTGCGAacagaagagacgaagaaagacagaaaacgcgTTTTCTAAGCTTCAGAAACAGTTCCTCAGACGGACGCGGGACTCGGGGAGAGGCCCAAGCACGCAGACCCCGGGCGTGTGTAAAAAATAACACATTTTTGTGTAAAAAACAAGATATAAGGCAGGAAAGACTCGAATGAGAACAAAACGCCAGCTCTCGATGACGTCATACTGCGACGGATAGAACCGAGCTGCAAAAACGAGAGACGAGCAAAACAACAATCAGCTGAGACAGAGGCCAAAGCGCCATGGAAGACGCACGAGTCAAGAACGGGAGAGACAGCACGATTTCGCAGCCGCACCGCACAGAGGATAGAAACGCGCGACGTCGGAAAGAGgtcagaaaaaaaagagggCGGTTTGGTGAGCAGCCACGATTCCCAGTTCGCGGAATCAGATAAAGCACTTGCGCGTCGTAGACATTCGCAgcgtttttctcgcttccaCGGTCACGCGGGTCCCCTTTTTCTTTTTAGCCGTTTTTAGGAACTCCCTGTCTCTCACCAATCACGtcagcgagccgcagcgctACGACAGGCCGCCGGTAAGCGGACGCGGTGTCTCGCAGGAGCTCTTCAGCGGCGAGTTTGTTCTGAAAGCGATTCGATAAGAACGAAAAAGGCACACAGAAAAGGAGAAACATGTCCAGATTACGACTGCCCCCGCGAGATGAAGCTttcgccgagagagagatacGCATGCTCCTATACTGGCGCTTACACACAAATagatgcatatacatatacgatatatacatataaacatAGATATGTGctaaataaataaatatgtATGGGAAATGATCCCTGCGCAAATGTCGTTATTCTCTTTGACTTCAAGCAAAGGAGaaagcgccgcgggcggcgctcaGCTGTTTGAATCCGTTCTCTTTTCTTCACTCACGTGACCGTAACGGTCTTTCCTTCGAAGAATCGACGCCCGGTGCGCGTCGGTCGGACGCACGGCGTGGCTCTCCGTGACGCTTGGACTCCGCTTCCAtctgcgaagaaaaaaagaggaaagaTTCCATGCGCGAACCGAGAGGCAAAAATGCCACAGAGAGGAGCGGGCAATCAAGGAGACACAGGCAGTGCTGCGGAgtgcagagagggagaaaaaagGCACGAAAGGAGACACATGCGAAGAAGAGatagagagagaaaacgcggagCAGCTCGATGCACGGATTTAACGAAAGTGGATGACTGGGGCAGAACGCAGAGACTTCAAATCAAAAATCCGACGCTGAGTTTTCTAGCCTTCCAAGGACCGCTTCTCCACACGCAACTGAATACGCTACCGTGAAGACTTTGATCCGCATGAGAATTGTGTCCGCGGAACTCCGCAGACGACAACAGAAGGCACGTGGAGCCGGCTAGAGAGGACATCGAAAGGCAGCTGAGAAGGAATTCAGAGAGAGGAACGAAGGCGGCTGACGAGACGCCAGCAACACAGCACGAAGAGAGTGCAGCACGCTTAATCATaagcagaagaaaagcgAGAAAGCGCCTCACAAATCGGCATCC is a genomic window of Besnoitia besnoiti strain Bb-Ger1 chromosome IV, whole genome shotgun sequence containing:
- a CDS encoding hypothetical protein (encoded by transcript BESB_053170), whose amino-acid sequence is MGKQCSKEVSVNARRASRRGGDLWSPSVGTEGICVSPKVDESPPVPAGADVPDSFEGQDKNGELRAVPATAAGAAASPHSPPSRVASLGRILKHLASRPAAHSAGVVQALAGQGAAAQAHHRDGADAPPRAGRAASPRLGGETPGAGSTCAPPAPGSPPCAGGASGALGAGEKGAGGGAGGGAGGGSHALLPPQGTSSEAVVVARTESFQQPPHFLEMKQVEELSETFTFYVETFGLKCRNLSLASKSFQAGSRLFCTVRWGDSGFHETTEAVSGSANPKWKAKYHFSWSTPDLSRLHEQALELSVFEVEGAPPTGGAAGAVGASPGARQVLLGRASVDLLTVATGPVHHDLLLSNPAKGKADCGRVIIDVRMAQICPLIINPIEILVNLQEPAPGAGQAIIEEVSDGEEEKTKDEGGAAESPERPCGCTHLARTAPAATPGLQTSAPLACRDEGDTCDIIAPHCHMPSAAHAADGQAAGDAPNAPQEAKSPVMNKELWQQQESERLRAAQAPRAAPAAAEKGGEDATSLRPLSFLDDGGLAEEDEDGDEEAARLRQPASSSSASGHEEEPGPRMAHWQLCFRPTGVKNPAEYFSTWTDKVDQPYWNTVDHSLLTGRCSSALSHQSSFGRQPSFPAGSAAAASASPGARTPDSAPDSESPSRKQAAARGCVPSAQPAAEAGFCPAACGSIGGEKKRVGEPRPADGVSEGAASALAREGGGGAAANGASQPLISCTSRAHYYMDRVDQLGTYQKLAALARKGRLVREVLYDDFPTIQLVTTIDQLRQNHLHIALYSRCFPRDEPKFAGESWLPFFKIYDADVVDQLEKHFFDSYFREKLWLDGRCIGDIEGIIVFQNNPMVRQMYAGVHTERGFMRISPPILGVEHRSVKFAQKARSVPREIQRIAELHKTLLDLLFSKAQHGPQEILLSMGVGGLLAVVGGHRQKPQTPGLAQSGTVSQMVFLSDAKKEQVSTEFQTVCEQLLLLLSTTEAETRRSFIYGSVEALLTAQRVLLNLANHVLEYMDYVLWQHRGLYCSILHHILRRGELDIGTVLPPQSLCCSLVPESRLDLAEARRRGGGCRDRRERRGSLRQLWPDEARHSAAPPRRGPSGGGGGEAEKKGDEKKESLLGEILNNGRDLLLDARLGAVAAKLHKTDGEKNGARTSTRGEEAAASCRSASLTSQQLSGSAGWKRGGSGAEEYCLPGAPEVVKSSEGEEDEDDEDDEEDEEDNDLFGHFLTTAGADSSSIASDGAEQRDDSEKVDAPPKEGEGEGEGEREGDGEGEGEGEREGEEDLHMQAETAASPLRGDTLLGAPASSRRKEDGARRPRTSTLLLSSAGASLRAALAELGLKAQGGAGGGGDSGSPRSGEPEGGGDMDKEDGEKTVVSGPSLVGSAVEASSGTATLERGVTASDRLRVLAVLARTLTGEKKVQVALHHKRMKICRQYFLLLHRMLCYALNNFCSDAIFEGQKKYISVFLSIAYFRLPSFREELLACLLTEEERELDIEEWRGTEYSLDAASLRRMEKWNRHCELRITLDWGAFHAYLKSYFGEAAVTKWTGRLGDQSAPVPLTWKSQFAQRGALFFSFLEQWCRHVFQSAPSPEALTWQQLPGYAVLLKALLLEMKFRPVTKYPDSLLNSSGAMLANEKLLSVFSKVLFLKTSVYSSPAVFAALNYVDYWMEVLKIRGQELPSSFDFNFLRKGLDIVVASDICVNAAKAVWFVYKNLPLFHREHLRSIVVDLMLHNNFLHLFLNWSWLVRKSFMWFLLYRLCEGARKIVTRTNSVTSANAVAASALLQSITPPSTAPPKKEEENGAQTQQAGTGGEKDRDRESNGASAVAALQAELLMTIRLSPEERVVFQGYMVLASFLKRLNAPLVLPSYATKLIAHILELQRQGQNPTHPSLQPALGRGKFRYNPTPGWSPGTPGGPAERAEKGPAAAGPASEETAEDGGAGSDGDTGAGATPTAVGGEDVEPKDGSETGRANSLGGGEATASDADEGPARHASAGDEASSGSATGAAAPGGAAARPSATPCLRRDSGDKGAAGRSAASLLPPAAGSEIASTTGGVEDVDLRMWAEGLVELPPHLQVYAKIALKEWHAEVSAYREWVMAGASPLPAMHIPASPLDSNTDVPLDS
- a CDS encoding NAD dependent epimerase/dehydratase family protein (encoded by transcript BESB_053180), which encodes MATLYADTEAPCLPPSGQAERGQTPAGASGEKNHSAPARARLPPQRVLVLGGTAFIGRTVARRLHEEGYQLVFVNRGRSYWGSKLTEGAEHHRADRRDAKAFEACLDKLTEEEKATQGRSWLAVVDFSAYKPSDIQAALNGLRGRYGLYVYISSDSVYEVSDADLWKRSPSVTESHAVRPTDAHRASILRRKDRYGHNKLAAEELLRDTASAYRRPVVALRLADVIGPFDDTDRFWAYFWWTQVASCHPVLVEPSGESQRMNLTFSEDVARAVSCLLGMPLLSEDASENVAETNAAADDKALDERNASGDEPLFSAYNLACEETVTLVEFLNLLHMRCALHRSRGTLPALSASAGAPQASGKAKEAGDALVWRIEEDCLKCPSFLPSVCRLTPLSMAKIRKELNLAPTPVAEAVNKTCDWTVTASRDFPKEAADAVKTLPFEVQQTVASLFPTLASFLPRSPPSSSSSSSSSSSDESLSDEEK